In Bacteroidales bacterium, the genomic stretch CTTGAAAACACTGGTGATAGGCGCCGAACCGCATACGGAAGAACAGCGCCGCAGGATAGAAGAAATGCTGGGTGTAAAGGCCTATAATTCCTTTGGGATGTCGGAAATGAACGGTCCCGGGGTTGCGTTTGAATGTGAATACCAGACCGGATTACATCTTTGGGAAGACGCGTTCTATCTGGAAGTAATCGATCCCGACACTTTGGAACCGGTTCCTGACGGAGAAATCGGGGAGTTGGTGCTTACCACGTTAGACCGGAGGGCCATGCCCATTTTCCGTTACCGTTCACGTGACCTGACCCGGATCATTCCCGGCGATTGTCCCTGCGGACGTACGCACCGGCGTATCGACCGGGTAAAAGGACGTACCGACGATATGTTTATCATCAAGGGATGTAATATTTTCCCGATGCAGATAGAAAAGATCCTGCTCCAGATGCCCGAGGTAGGCAATAATTACCTGATCACGCTGAATTCGGTAAACAATTCCGATGAAATGCTGATTGAAGTAGAATTGAAAGACCTGTTCACCGACGATTACGGACGTTTGGAAAAGCTCACCAGACAGTTGTCTCATGACATACGGGATGAGGTATTGGTGGCGCCGAAGATCAAGCTGGTGGAATCGGGATCATTACCTCAAAGCGAAGGAAAGGCAGTACGTGTGAAAGATTTAAGGAAAAATAATTTATAAAGATCATAATCATCAGATTACGCTTGCGCAATCGTTAACCCACCAATCTTAGAAACCATGACAACCATCAGGCAATTATCCATTTTTCTGGAAAATAAATCGGGACGCCTCACAGAAGTGTTGGAGACATTAGGTAACGAAAAGATCAATATTACGGCATTAACGATAGCCGACACCACGGAATACGGTATTTTACGTTTGATTGTTTCCGATCCGGAAGGCGGTTATAAATTGTTAAAAGCTCGTGGATTCAGTGTCAACCTTACCGATGTGATCTCTTTGTCCGTACCGCCGGAAGCCGGTTCCCTTGCAGCCTTACTGAAAAAGTTTTCTGAAGAGAACCTGAGTATTGAATACATGTATGCTTTTAGTCTCGGTGATAAGGCAATCATCGTGTTGCGTACCGACAACCGTCCGAAAGCATTTGATATCATTACAAGGGAACGTTTTTCATTGATCAGTGAAGATGATCTGAAGAATTTGTAGTCAGGTCGTTATGCGTCAATTGTTCCTTCTTATTGCCGGTATCATTTCCATTGGAGTTTTTTCCGGGTGTAATACTGATTCATCGAAGATGAAACTGGGGTACATCAACCCCCAGGTAAATACATTCAGTTTTATAAATATGAAAAGCGGTGAAACGCTGGCATATCAAAAACTCATATACAAGGATCGGGAAGTAGTGGATACATACTGCATGGGTGGTGCGAACAAATCAGTGATACTTGCTTTTGACAGGCATACCATTGTCCGGGATGGAGATTCCGTAAAGATTAACGGAGGGGAAGCCATAACGGGGCATGCGGTCATGAAATATAAATTAGAGGGTGGTACGTTGACCATCCTGAGTCTTGAATAACATTAAAAGTTTGAAATCAATATAGCGTATGTTTTGGAATGAGACGTTTGAGTGCATGAGCCGCGAGGATATGCGGAGGTGCCAGAGCAGACGGTTAGTCGATGTGGTGGAACGGGTTTACCATAATGTTCCTTTTTACCGGAAAAAAATGCAGGAGCTCGGTGTCGGACCTGAAGATATCCATGGTATAGAAGATTTACCCAAATTACCTTTTACTACCAAACAGGATCTACGTGATAATTATCCTTTTGGCTTGTTTGCCGTACCGATGACAGAAGTGGTACGCTTACATGCTTCTTCCGGTACGACCGGGAAGCCGACAGTCGTAGGTTATACACGTAAAGACCTGGCTACATGGAGTGAAGTGATGGCCCGGACCCTGACCTGTGCGGGAATTACCCGGCATGATTTTGTGCAGGTAGCTTACGGGTATGGATTATTTACCGGAGGATTAGGTGCTCATTACGGTGCGGAGAAAGTAGGCGCTTCCGTAATCCCCATCTCCGGAGGTAATACCAAGCGGCAATTACAGATCATGCATGATTTCGGAAGTACGGCGCTTGCCTGCACTCCGTCATATGCTTTATACCTGGCGGAGGCCATGCGTGAAAGCGGATACAAGCGTGAAGAATTCAAGCTGCGTGTCGGAACTTTTGGCGCTGAGCCCTGGACGGAAAACATGCGTCGTGAAATTGAGGAAAAGATGCAGATCAAGGCCATTGATATATTCGGGTTGAGTGAAGTGATCGGACCGGGTGTCTCGAGTGAATGTACCTGCCAGAACGGACTGCATGTATTCGAAGATCATTTCGTGCCTGAAATTGTTGATCCGGAAACTTTACAGGTATTACCGGAAGGAGAGGAAGGAGAATTGGTATTTACCACCATCACTAAAGAAGGATTACCATTATTGAGGTACCGGACACGTGACCTGTCCTCCCTTGATTATTCTCCCTGCCGTTGCGGAAGAACGCTTGTCCGGATGAAAAAATGTACCGGCCGTAGCGACGATATGCTGATTATCCGTGGAGTGAACCTGTTCCCGTCCCAGATTGAAAGTGTATTGCTCGAAATGAAAGAAACCACGCCTCATTACCTGCTGATCGTTGACAGGGTCAATAATCTGGATATCCTCGAATTACAGGTAGAGGTAGAAGAACGTTTTTTCCTGGATAAGATCAGTGAGTTACAATCGCTGACCAAACGCATTCAACACGCTTTGGAAAGTACCCTGGGGATCAGTATTTTCGTGAAACTGGTAGAACCCAAGACGATTGCCCGTAGCGAAGGGAAAGCGGTCAGGGTGATTGACAAACGTAAGCTGGAATAAGGTCATTCAAAGGTCATACGGATAAAGACAATTTCGGAATGTCCGGCAGTCCGCACGGCAGGACCCCATGTTCCGACACCGCATGACACATAAAAATGAGCATTTCCTTTCTGGAGATATCCCCAGTCTTTTTCATATATTCTTTTCGTGATCCAGCTAATGGGCCACAGTTGTCCATGGTGTGTATGTCCTGATAATTGCAGGTCTACTCCCGCTTGTTCCGCTTCATCCAGATGGTAAGGCTGGTGATCCAATGCAATGACAGGCAGATCGTTCGAAGTGGCACCCAGTAATTCTTTCAATGACTGGCGCGGACGTCTGCTGTAATCTTTTCGTCCTGCGATATAAAAACTGCTGTCTACGAGTACTACCGAGTCCAATAGCACTGTTACATGATGTGAAGTAAGGTAGTCGAATGCCTTTTTGGAGCCACCTTTCATTTCCCGTTCTCCGATGTATTCATGATTTCCGCTGATGGCAAATGTTCCGTAAGTGCTTTTTAACCTCTCGAATTCTGCACCCATGTTTTTCCTGATCACCGGTTCCGGGCTTCCGTCGAAAACATCGCCTGCCAATAATACGACATCAGGTTCCAGATCATTGATACGGTCCACGACCCGGCCTAAAAATCTGTTTCCGGCAGTATGGCCTAAGTGAACATCACTGACCATGGCGATCTTTAATTCTTTCAGGTTCCCCGCTTGTTTCGTTACCGGTATTTCTAATCTAGTTACCTGGGGGTAACGGGCGTTCCGGTATCCTATGGTAAGAATGATGGTCAATATAAAAGCGGATATCCCGAACAATACTAATTTGGACAATGGATAGTTGGCATAAATGAATGCAGGTTTTATAGCGCCTATCCAGCCAATGATCCTGAAAATATCGATCAGTAAAAGCAACAGAAAAGCATACAACATGACGGCTATCCAGTAAGAGCCAATGGTGTTCAAAGCATCCACCCATCCCGAACCGGGTAACCGGACGATATGTGTAAAAATGAACAATAAGGCCACCACCCAGAAAACAATGCTATAATACAGCCGGAACCGACTTCCAAACAACTCAAGAGCCTGATAACTCCGGATATATATATAAGTATTCCCTATGGCAAAAAGGGCAATCACAATGATAAAAAACATAATAAAAGATTTCATGAATGATATTTTCGGTTTCATGCACGAATTTCATGCCAAAAGACAAAAGAAGGATGAAACTTATTGACGGAGCAAAAGTAATTGATTTGGGTGATAGGTAGGTAATATAAAACAATTAATGTCATATTTTCTGAGCGTAATCCATTTGATCAATGTGACTTAAGAAAACAATCAATAGCACTGAGTGCTTATTTCCCGGAAAGTGATTATTTTTGAACGTTAAATTTCAATTTTATTCATGAGTACACCTTTTGAAGACGGCTATTATTTTCCTGCGGAGTGGATGCCTCATGAGGCCACATGGTTGACTTATCCGCATAATGATGCTTCTTTTCCCGGAAAACTGGACCTTGTGTATCCGGCGTATATGCAATTTATTGCTGAGATAATGAAAAGCGAACGGGTGAAGATCAATGTACCCGCTGCCTTTAAAGAACAATTCTTTCGCCAACTGGATGAAGCATCTATAGATCATTCCCAGGTGGAGGTTTTTATCCGGGAAAGCAATGATGTCTGGTGCAGGGATCATGGTCCTGCTTTTCTGGTAAGATCCCGGCCGGATAAGTCGAAAGCAGTGGTTAGTTGGGAGTTCAATGCCTGGGGAGGTAAATATCCTTATGATAAGGACAATATGATCGCCGACGACATTGCCATGAACCTCGATCTGCCTGTGTATCGTCCCGGAATTGTAATGGAAGGCGGATCTGTGGAATTTAATGGAGCCGGTACCTTACTCACTACCAGGGCGTGTTTGCTCAATCCCAACAGAAACCCTGAATTATCACAGGAAGAGATAGAAGAATACCTGCATAGTTATTATGGTGTCTCGCAGGTCCTGTGGTTAGGCGATGGCATTGAAGGTGATGATACCGATGGCCATATAGATGATATTACCCGGTTTATTGATCAGGATACTGTACTCACAGTAGTGGAATCCGATAAAAATGATGTAAACTTCCAGCCGTTACAGGACAATTTAAAAGAATTGAAGAAGAAACGCCTGATCAATGGGAAACAATTAAATATTGTGGAATTACCCATGCCCGATCCGGTTTTTTATGATCATCAGAGGCTTCCTGCTTCATATGCCAATTTTTATTTTACCAATCAATCGGTAATAGTACCTACTTTCCGCTGCAAGCAGGATGATGAAGCATTGAAGATATTCGAAAGCTGTATCCCGGATCGTCGCATTGTAGGGATCGATTCAACGGATATTGTATGGGGATTCGGCAGTTTTCATTGTCTAAGCCAACAGGAACCTTCGATCACAGATCAATAGTTGAAATAACAAAAAGAGGCCATAATGACCTCTAGCGTTAAAGCGGAATTTGTAATTACTTGTGTGAGGGCTTCGCCGTTCCGCTCTATAATAGCTTTTTGGACAGGCCCTTTGTTTGACCAGCGTGAATATACCGGCTGAATAATTTCCTATATACACCCGATTTTACAATACCATAATACTTTTCTTCAGGCCTTCAGTGGCATAGGTCTGATAATTCCCTTCTTCATCGCTGTATATCAGGAAGGCATCCAATTCAGGATGTTCTTTTAGTAATTCCATGCTCTTCTGGAGGCCCGCTACCATACATGTGGTAGCCCATGCATCGGCAGTCATACAATCCCGGGCTAGAATGGTGGCGCTTAGCAAATTATTCCTTGCCGGATAACCTGTCTTTACATCGATAGAATGACCGTATTTAGCCCCGTTTATTTCAAAGAAACGGCGGTAATTACCGGATGTCGCCAATGCACGGTTACTCAACTGTACCATTGCCTTATAATCATCACCATACCTGGCATTTTCTGCAGGTCGTTCAATACCTACTACCCATGTTTTACCCGAAGCATTGACTCCTTTGGCAATAATTTCACCCCCGATATTTACCAGATAATTCTTACATCCTTTCTTTTTCAGGAAATCACTGACCACATCTACCGAATACCCTTTGGCTATGGCATTTACATCTACCATTACTTCAGGATATTTTTTGATCACCCTATTGCCTGAAATATGTATTTTATCCATTCCTACATATTGCAGGATACTGTCTATTTTTGTCGCATCCGTTTCCGGAGTATCCGAGGTAAAACCGAATCCCCAGAAATTTACAATTGGAGAAATGGTGATATCAAAAGCACCGGAGGAAGCCTTGTTGATCTCAACGGATTTATTGAAAACCGTACGAAAAAAGGTGTCCACTTCTACAGTAGGGTCGTTTTTATTGATCCTGGATATTAATGAATTGGGATCGTAAGTCGACATGGAAGCACTGAAATCACGCAACAATTGGGTGATTTCTTTTCCATAGTCAACTCCTTTAGGACTTTCATAGATTATTTTATAAATAGTCCCTTGTGTAAACCCTTCATTGACAGTATAAGGTGTCGACTGGCCACACGAAACGAACATACTTCCCGTCAAAAACAGGAATAAGGTAACGGATCTTTTGACCAGCTTAAAGGATGGCATTTAATTTTTCGGCTAAAGTAGCTTTGGTTGTCATACCGACTTGTTTGTCGACTACCTCACCCCCTTTGAAATACAAAACAGTGGGAATATTACGGATTCCGTATTTGGTAGCTATATCATTATTTTGTTCGATATCCACCTTGCCAACCAGGGCCTTTCCGTCAAATTCATCCGAGAGCTGATCAACATAAGGAGCGATCATGCGGCAAGGGCCACACCATTCTGCCCAAAAATCAAGTACTACCGGCTTATCTGATTTCAAAACGAGTTCTTCAAAATTCCCGTCATTAATTTCTACTGACATATTTATATAATTTATTGATTGATAAACATCAAGAAAAAATACCTGACTAAAAACAGGTATATACAACCATACAAAAATACAATAAGTTGTCTTCCTTTTAAAAAATGTTTTTATTCTTTTACAACAATCTTTTCAACAGCAATTACTTTCTGTTTTTCCACAAAGCGGAGCAGATAGATGCCATTGGTAGCGGGAGCGTCTATTTCAATCCTTTTTTCACGGGATTTAACTGTGTATATTACTTTTCCCACTGCATTGTATAATGATAAGGTCAATTCTTCTCTGCTTGCAGGGATCTCAACCGTGATTTTATTGCTCTTTTGAACGGGATTCGGATAAATTTTTATTTTTTCGGGAACATTAATTTTCCCACCGGCAGATATACTATCTGCCTTAATGAGTGGTTTCTGATAGGCTTGTACAGACAAAACAGGCAAACAAATCAGCCATGTTACGATAAAGATGCGTAGATATCTGACCATAATCATTACTTTTTGTTTGATTAAATTATCATTTAAGTGTCTTCATTGTTTCAACGACAATAACCTTGCCATATCCGTAATAGTTAGGTCATTTTACCGTTAAAAAGTTTTAAAAGCAACAATATCTGATTTGCTGGCGGAACAAAATTACCGGTTCCGGTTAAACAAAGTTTATATTGATTTGCTTTTTTGCAGGCAAATCCCATTATCTTTACCGGGAAAAAGCATCTGGATCATGTGCCTGTCCGATTCTATCCGATTAACATCTTATTCGGCCTTTCTTTTCGATTTTGATTATACACTGGCTGATTCGTCAGAAGGGATACTGGAGTGTTTCCGTATTGTTTTCCGGCGGCACCACTGGGAAAATATCCCGGATGAAATGATCAAAAGTACCATAGGAATGACCATGGATGATTCATTCTCTTTCCTGACAGGAATTAAAGATAAGGAAATACTGGCTTCATTAAAAGCTGAGTATAGAAGGGAGGCGGATGAGATCATGACGGATAATACACAGCTGTATCCGGATGCGGTATCATTTGTGAAATGGTTGAAACAACATGGGATGAAAACAGGAATTGTATCTACCAAAACCAGCAGGAGGATCAGGGAGGCTGTTGACAGATACCGGATAAATGGATTATTTGATATGGTAGTTGGTATGGAAGATGTACAGGCAGCTAAACCGGATCCGGAAGGTATTTTTCTATCAATGAGACGTTTGGACGTATCTCCGGAGCAAACGCTTTATTTTGGCGATAGCATCATAGACGCGAAAACGGCTGAAGCGGCAGGTACCGGTTTTATCGGGGTAACAACAGGTGTTACTTCAAAAGAAAAATTGCAGAAATTTCCACATTTACAAATTGTTGCATCATTAGCAGAGTTATTGTAGAAGAAATAGAGCTCGGATCCCCGGTGACATAAACTGATTAGTCCGGTAAGATATCTTAAGGGGGCTATTGCCCGAAAACGAATAGGGTCAGATAAAAACACACCATTGGCAAAGCAAGGAAGACCGCATCAAACCGATCTAAAATGCCTCCGTGTCCCGGAAGAAAATGTCCGGAATCTTTGATACCAAGGTTCCTTTTTAAGAGAGATTCCAATAGATCGCCATATACACCGAAGATCACTATGATCGCTGATATAGCCATCCAATGATAAAACGGGAGTATTGGAAAAAGTTTGGCGATCAGTAAAGACATAGCGATCGTAAAAAATAGCCCGCCCAAAAATCCTTCCCAGGATTTCTTAGGAGAAATCCGTTCGAACAGACGATGTTTCCCTAATACCATTCCCGTAAGGTAGGCAAATGTGTCATTGGTCCACAGTAGAATAAAAAACCCGATCAGGATCCCCGGGATATATTGCTGGTCATGGTATGGGAAAACCAAGCCATTGCACAACGCAAAAGGAAATGCGATATACACCAGTCCCATGACGGTATAAGCGGCACTTCTGAAAGCATAACGGTCCGTATGGTATATATGACTGATAAAAAGTATTACCATTACAGGTATGAGGATCGTAAAGATTTTCGCTTCTACAAGAGCTTGTGCGTAGAAAAAACTGCTTGCAAAAAGGAAGACCCCGGAAGCAACACCTATCCATTTACCGGCGTGCACCCGGTCTAAAGCAACAATATCGTAAAATTCAAGAAGCGACCAGATAACAACAATCAGGAATACTCCGGCAAAGGCATATGGATGCCACAGTATCGACCCGATAATAACAAAGATGAAAACAGCACCTGAAAGGGTACGCTGAACAATATTATTCAATTTTAAAGCCTTTAATTAATTCGGCGGCCAGATTTTCATCTTCAGGTTGTACATAAAGTTCTACATCTCCAAAGACAGTGTAAGAAGAGTCTTTTTTATCTACAATAACAGCCTCAATGTTCTCTTCAGCCAGAAAGTCCTTTACGGCTTCTGCTTTATATACCTGATTAGTAGAATAAACACATTTCCAGTTTTCCATGTCCAAAATTTTAGCTAAATACTTCACATCCTTATTGATGTTCAGATGGCTGAAGAATTATTTTCCGGGGCCACCACTTCATCATCCGGATTCTCTTTTTCTTTCTCGTCTTCGTTTTCTTTCGAAAAGGGGCGTTTTCCAAAGATCTTTTCAAGATCTTCTGCAAAAATAACTTCTTTTTCCAATAATAATTCTGCCAATTGGGTCAATCCGTCTTTGTGTTTCATTAAGATATCCTTGGCTTGTTGATAAGCCCGGTTAACCAGATCATATGCCTCTTTATCTATGGATTCTGAAGTTTTATCACTATATGGTTTGGTAAAAGAATATTCCGATTGTCCTGAAGAATCATAAAAACTCATGTTTCCCAATTGTTTTCCCATGCCATAATAACTGACCATGGCATAAGCCTGCTTGGTTACACGCTCCAGATCATTCAAAGCCCCGGTAGAAATAGTACTGAAAATCAACTCTTCTGCTGCCCGGCCACCCATGGTAGAGCACATTTCTTCAAAAAGTTGTTCTACAGTGGTGATCTGTCTTTCTTCCGGTTGATACCATGCGGCTCCTAATGCCCGGCCACGCGGAATGATTGTTACTTTGAGCAACGGATGAGCATGTTCGAGCATCCAGCTAACCGTTGC encodes the following:
- a CDS encoding phenylacetate--CoA ligase, translating into LKTLVIGAEPHTEEQRRRIEEMLGVKAYNSFGMSEMNGPGVAFECEYQTGLHLWEDAFYLEVIDPDTLEPVPDGEIGELVLTTLDRRAMPIFRYRSRDLTRIIPGDCPCGRTHRRIDRVKGRTDDMFIIKGCNIFPMQIEKILLQMPEVGNNYLITLNSVNNSDEMLIEVELKDLFTDDYGRLEKLTRQLSHDIRDEVLVAPKIKLVESGSLPQSEGKAVRVKDLRKNNL
- a CDS encoding acetolactate synthase, with amino-acid sequence MTTIRQLSIFLENKSGRLTEVLETLGNEKINITALTIADTTEYGILRLIVSDPEGGYKLLKARGFSVNLTDVISLSVPPEAGSLAALLKKFSEENLSIEYMYAFSLGDKAIIVLRTDNRPKAFDIITRERFSLISEDDLKNL
- a CDS encoding phenylacetate--CoA ligase, encoding MFWNETFECMSREDMRRCQSRRLVDVVERVYHNVPFYRKKMQELGVGPEDIHGIEDLPKLPFTTKQDLRDNYPFGLFAVPMTEVVRLHASSGTTGKPTVVGYTRKDLATWSEVMARTLTCAGITRHDFVQVAYGYGLFTGGLGAHYGAEKVGASVIPISGGNTKRQLQIMHDFGSTALACTPSYALYLAEAMRESGYKREEFKLRVGTFGAEPWTENMRREIEEKMQIKAIDIFGLSEVIGPGVSSECTCQNGLHVFEDHFVPEIVDPETLQVLPEGEEGELVFTTITKEGLPLLRYRTRDLSSLDYSPCRCGRTLVRMKKCTGRSDDMLIIRGVNLFPSQIESVLLEMKETTPHYLLIVDRVNNLDILELQVEVEERFFLDKISELQSLTKRIQHALESTLGISIFVKLVEPKTIARSEGKAVRVIDKRKLE
- a CDS encoding metallophosphoesterase, which translates into the protein MKSFIMFFIIVIALFAIGNTYIYIRSYQALELFGSRFRLYYSIVFWVVALLFIFTHIVRLPGSGWVDALNTIGSYWIAVMLYAFLLLLLIDIFRIIGWIGAIKPAFIYANYPLSKLVLFGISAFILTIILTIGYRNARYPQVTRLEIPVTKQAGNLKELKIAMVSDVHLGHTAGNRFLGRVVDRINDLEPDVVLLAGDVFDGSPEPVIRKNMGAEFERLKSTYGTFAISGNHEYIGEREMKGGSKKAFDYLTSHHVTVLLDSVVLVDSSFYIAGRKDYSRRPRQSLKELLGATSNDLPVIALDHQPYHLDEAEQAGVDLQLSGHTHHGQLWPISWITKRIYEKDWGYLQKGNAHFYVSCGVGTWGPAVRTAGHSEIVFIRMTFE
- a CDS encoding agmatine deiminase family protein, whose protein sequence is MSTPFEDGYYFPAEWMPHEATWLTYPHNDASFPGKLDLVYPAYMQFIAEIMKSERVKINVPAAFKEQFFRQLDEASIDHSQVEVFIRESNDVWCRDHGPAFLVRSRPDKSKAVVSWEFNAWGGKYPYDKDNMIADDIAMNLDLPVYRPGIVMEGGSVEFNGAGTLLTTRACLLNPNRNPELSQEEIEEYLHSYYGVSQVLWLGDGIEGDDTDGHIDDITRFIDQDTVLTVVESDKNDVNFQPLQDNLKELKKKRLINGKQLNIVELPMPDPVFYDHQRLPASYANFYFTNQSVIVPTFRCKQDDEALKIFESCIPDRRIVGIDSTDIVWGFGSFHCLSQQEPSITDQ
- a CDS encoding FAD:protein FMN transferase, with protein sequence MPSFKLVKRSVTLFLFLTGSMFVSCGQSTPYTVNEGFTQGTIYKIIYESPKGVDYGKEITQLLRDFSASMSTYDPNSLISRINKNDPTVEVDTFFRTVFNKSVEINKASSGAFDITISPIVNFWGFGFTSDTPETDATKIDSILQYVGMDKIHISGNRVIKKYPEVMVDVNAIAKGYSVDVVSDFLKKKGCKNYLVNIGGEIIAKGVNASGKTWVVGIERPAENARYGDDYKAMVQLSNRALATSGNYRRFFEINGAKYGHSIDVKTGYPARNNLLSATILARDCMTADAWATTCMVAGLQKSMELLKEHPELDAFLIYSDEEGNYQTYATEGLKKSIMVL
- the trxA gene encoding thioredoxin; protein product: MSVEINDGNFEELVLKSDKPVVLDFWAEWCGPCRMIAPYVDQLSDEFDGKALVGKVDIEQNNDIATKYGIRNIPTVLYFKGGEVVDKQVGMTTKATLAEKLNAIL
- a CDS encoding T9SS type A sorting domain-containing protein, encoding MVRYLRIFIVTWLICLPVLSVQAYQKPLIKADSISAGGKINVPEKIKIYPNPVQKSNKITVEIPASREELTLSLYNAVGKVIYTVKSREKRIEIDAPATNGIYLLRFVEKQKVIAVEKIVVKE
- a CDS encoding HAD-IA family hydrolase gives rise to the protein MLAEQNYRFRLNKVYIDLLFCRQIPLSLPGKSIWIMCLSDSIRLTSYSAFLFDFDYTLADSSEGILECFRIVFRRHHWENIPDEMIKSTIGMTMDDSFSFLTGIKDKEILASLKAEYRREADEIMTDNTQLYPDAVSFVKWLKQHGMKTGIVSTKTSRRIREAVDRYRINGLFDMVVGMEDVQAAKPDPEGIFLSMRRLDVSPEQTLYFGDSIIDAKTAEAAGTGFIGVTTGVTSKEKLQKFPHLQIVASLAELL
- a CDS encoding phosphatidate cytidylyltransferase, whose translation is MNNIVQRTLSGAVFIFVIIGSILWHPYAFAGVFLIVVIWSLLEFYDIVALDRVHAGKWIGVASGVFLFASSFFYAQALVEAKIFTILIPVMVILFISHIYHTDRYAFRSAAYTVMGLVYIAFPFALCNGLVFPYHDQQYIPGILIGFFILLWTNDTFAYLTGMVLGKHRLFERISPKKSWEGFLGGLFFTIAMSLLIAKLFPILPFYHWMAISAIIVIFGVYGDLLESLLKRNLGIKDSGHFLPGHGGILDRFDAVFLALPMVCFYLTLFVFGQ
- a CDS encoding DUF2007 domain-containing protein; the encoded protein is MENWKCVYSTNQVYKAEAVKDFLAEENIEAVIVDKKDSSYTVFGDVELYVQPEDENLAAELIKGFKIE